The genomic stretch CTATTTTCTTGAATGGCAATAATTTTTTCTATCACTTCTTGAGTTTCGTGAAATGAATTATCAAAAATCTTTATGTTTGGAAATTTTAATACAAGCTTTTCAAAAATTTCAAGATGTCTAATTGCATAGTTTAGAATCTCTTGGATATTTTGATTAATGAGTTTGTTCTTATCCTGTAAATTTTTAAGCTCAATATCAGAATCTTCAAGTGCTTTTTGAGACTGCAGAGCTATAGATTGCAAAGTCTGCAACCTATTTTCCTTATCTTTAAGAGAATCATCTTCTATATCTTGATGAGTTACAGAATGAGGCATTGCTTCAGCTTCCTCATCCCATTGTTCTTGATGAGCTTTCATTAGTGCATCAAGTTCTTCTTGATTCATTGTTTCACTCCTTGACCTTTTCTTTAAGTTTTTGAAATCAATACACCCTCTATGATACTATCAATATCACCATCTAATATTGCCTCAACATTACTATAGGCAATATTACTACGATTATCCTTAACTTGCTGATAGGGACTTAACACATAGCTTCTAATCTGATGCCCCCAACCAATTTCACTTTTTTCTTGAGAAGATATCGAGCTATTTTGCTTTTCTCTTTCTATCTCATAGAGCTTAGATTTTAGCATTTTTAGAGCTGTAGCCTTATTTTTATGTTGCGATCTGTCATTTTGACATTGCACCACAATACCAGTTGGAAGATGAGTAATTCTGATAGCAGATTCTGTTTTATTTACATGCTGTCCTCCAGCACCACTTGCACGATAAGTATCAATTCTGATATCTTTTTCTTCAATATCAATTTCTATATTATCATCCAATTCAGGGCTTACCTGCACACTTGCAAAACTAGTATGTCGCTTTGCATTTGCATCAAATGGACTATTTCTCACTAAACGATGCACTCCATTTTCTGTTTTCATATACCCATAGGCATTTTCTCCTTTAATCAGAAATGCAACTCCCTTGATTCCTGCCTCCTCTCCATCTTGATAGTCTAAAATTTCAGCCTTATAACCCTTTCTTTCACACCATCTCAAGTACATACGATATAAAATACTCCCCCAATCTTGGCTCTCTGTTCCACCTGCACCAGGCTGGATTGTAACAATAGCATTTGCACCATCATATTCGCCACTTAACATTACTGCTATTTCTACCCGTTTGATAGAATTTTCAAGTTCTGCAGACTCTTCAAATAATAATGCTAGAGTTTCTGCTTCATTTTGAGAAAGCTCAAAAAGCTCAGAAGCATCATCAATAAGGCTTTTAGCACCCTGATAGGTTTGAATCATTCTCTCAATTTTTGATTTCTCTTTGCCTATCTCTCCTGCTTTTTTTACATCATTCCAAAAATTACTATCTTGTTCTAA from Helicobacter sp. 'house sparrow 1' encodes the following:
- the prfB gene encoding peptide chain release factor 2 is translated as MDSYEYGELLKNLKTKINNIQKIIKPEKLQERLDEIAILEQDSNFWNDVKKAGEIGKEKSKIERMIQTYQGAKSLIDDASELFELSQNEAETLALLFEESAELENSIKRVEIAVMLSGEYDGANAIVTIQPGAGGTESQDWGSILYRMYLRWCERKGYKAEILDYQDGEEAGIKGVAFLIKGENAYGYMKTENGVHRLVRNSPFDANAKRHTSFASVQVSPELDDNIEIDIEEKDIRIDTYRASGAGGQHVNKTESAIRITHLPTGIVVQCQNDRSQHKNKATALKMLKSKLYEIEREKQNSSISSQEKSEIGWGHQIRSYVLSPYQQVKDNRSNIAYSNVEAILDGDIDSIIEGVLISKT